The sequence GCCTCGCCGGCGCGGGCGATGTCGGCGGGAATGGCGCGGGCGAGGCCGGCGACCACCGCGTTCTTCGTGCGGCGGGCAATCTCGGCGACGCTCTCGAAATCGCCATTGGAGGCGATGGGGAAGCCCGCCTCGATGACGTCGACGCCCATGGTGTCGAGCAGGTCGGCGACTTCCAGCTTTTCTTCCAGCGTCATGGAGGCGCCGGGGCACTGCTCGCCGTCGCGCAGGGTGGTGTCGAATATGACGACGCGGTCGTGATCGATGGACATGAAAGGCTTCCTTCTCGGCGTCCTGCGGCCGGGAGCCCAAGGCTTCATCCGGCGCGAATGGTCTGGTCGGCGGAGTGTGAGGCGTCGTCCCCTGAGCGCCCAGGCATGATGCCCGGCCGGCCCTCAGGGGCGGCTAAGAAGAAGGAGGCCGGACGCGAGCAGAACCTTCCCCGGAAACCGCAGGGCGGTCGGGGTCGCGGCAAAGCGGCGGGCGGACGACATCGTCACGGCGGCTCTCGCGAGGTTGCTCTCTCCGGCGCTGTTTACCCGACTGCGGGTCGGTCGGCAAGGGCGGGGGAAAATCGTCCTCCCGGACGGCCAGAGGCCGATCCGGGATCGTCGGCAGGAGGCGCGGGACGCGATCCCGGCTCTCGCTCTGCTCGGCCGGGATGACCAATGCCTGCCGCGCCCCCCTCAGTGCCCGCCTCCCCCGCCGGCGCCGCGCGCGGGGCGGCTCATCAGCGGCGAGGCGACCAGCAGCAGGGCGAACAGCACGGTGAGCACCAGGAAGACGTCGGAGAAGGCCATCACCTCCGCCTGAATGCGCACCTGCCCCGCCAGCCGCTTCAGCGCCGCCGCCTCGGCGTCGGAACCCAGCGCGCCGAGCGCGTGCGTCATCGAATCGAGGCGCTCCACGGCGGCGGCGCTGGCCCACTGGACGTTCTCGTGCAGGCGTGCCAGATGCAGGTCCCAACGGTCATTGAGAACGGTGTTGATCAGCGCCAGGCCGACCGCGCCGCCGAGATTGCGCATCAGGTTGAACAGGCCGGAGGCGTTCTTGAGCTGGGCCAGGGGCAGCGTGCCGAGCGACACGTTGTTGATCGGGATCATCGCCATCATGATGCCGACGCCGCGCAGGATCTGCGGGATCAGCAGTTCCCAGAAGTCCCAGTCCTTGGTGATCCCCGTGACCTGCCAGGTGCCGATCGCGAAGGCGCCGAAGCCGAAGGCGATCATCGCGCGCGGATCGACCTTGCCCATCAGCCGCCCGGCGATGGGCGCGCACAGGAACATGGCGAGGCCGGAGACGAACATCGTCTCGCCGATCATCAGCGCGGAGTAGCCGCGCACCCGCGCCAGATAGAGCGGGTAGAGATAGGTCAGCCCGTAAAGGCCGATGCCGACCACGAAGGAGAAGGCCGAGCCGACCGCGAAATTCCGGTTGGCGAAGGCGCGCAGGTCCACCACCGGCTCGCGCGCCATGAAAACGCGGGCGAAGAAGGCGACCGCCGAGAACACGCCGACGAGGGCGAAAACGAAGATCGCCCGATCCTCGAACCAGTCATTGGTCGGCCCCTCCTCCAGCACGAATTCGAGGCTGCCGAGGAAGCCCGCCATGAAGAGGAGGCCCCACCAGTCGAAGCGGTCGAGCAGTGCGAGGTCGGGCTCGTCGAAATCCACCAGCGTGACCGTGGTGACGACCACGAAGATGCCGGGGATGATGTTGACCAGAAACAGCCAGTGCCAGGAGAACAGGTCGGTGAGATAGCCGCCAATGGTCGGGCCGATGGTCGGCGCCAGCGTCGCCACCAGCCCGATCAGCGGCGCGACGACGCCCTGCTTCTCGCGCGGAAACACCGAATAGGCTGCCGCGAACACGGTCGGGATCATGCCGCCGCCGAGGAAGCCCTGCAGCGCGCGGTAGACGATCATCTCGTTGATCGAGGTCGCCGTCGCGCACATGAAGCTCATGAAGGTGAAGCCGACCGCCGAGGCGGCGAACAGCCAGCGCGTCGACAGCGCCCGCGACAGGAAGCCCGAAAGCGGGATCATCACCACCTCGGCGATGAGGTAGCTGGTCTGCACCCACGAGATTTCATCCGAGGAGGCGGCGAGGCCCGCCTGTATCTCGGCGAGCGAGGCGGAGACGATCTGGATGTCCAGGATCGCCATGAACATGCCGAACACCATGCACAGGAAGGCGAACATGCGCCGCCCCTCGGAGGAGGCCGCGCGCGGTGCCGCTGCCGGTGCCGTTCCTGCGGTGATGTCGGACATGGTGGCGCCCCCGCCTATTCGGCGCTGCGGGTGTCGACGGTGGCGACCACCGACATTCCCGGGCGCAGCTCGGCCTTGGCGCGGGCGGCCTCGTCGAGTTCGATCCGCACCGGCACACGCTGGACGATCTTGGTGAAGTTGCCGGTGGCGTTCTCCGGCGGCAGCAGGCTGAACACCGAGCCCGAGGCCGGCGCCACGCTCACCACGCGCCCGTGGAAATCCTCGTCGGGATAGGCGTCGACCTCGATGTCGACCTTCTGGCCGCTGTGCAGCCGGCCGAGCTGGGTTTCCTTGAAATTGGCGTCGACATAGACCTGCGAGATCGGCACCAGAGCGGCGAGCCGGGTTCCGGCCTGAACCAGCTGGCCGACCTGCACCGCGCGGTTGCCGACGATGCCGTCGAACGGCGCCTTCACCACGGTGAAGTCGAGGTCGCGCTGCGCCTGATCGCGGGCGGTGCGGTACTCGTCGAGCACCCGCATCGCCTCGGTGCGCTGGGCATCGAGCACGGCGACATTGGCCTGCGCGGAGACCAGCGAGGCGCGGGCGGCGTCGACGGAGGCCTGCGCCTTGTCGCGGTCGGCGCGGGCATTGTCGAGCGTGGCGCGGCTGGAATATTGCGACTTCACCAGTTCGGACTGGCGGTCGAATTCGAGCTGGGTGCGGTTCAGTTCGGCCTGGTCGGCCACAAGCTGCGCCCGCGCCTGATCGATGCCGGCGCGTGCCGCCTCCATCTGCTGGCCGAAGCGGTCGATGGCCGCCTGCTGGGTGGCGATCTTGCCCTCGGCCGCCTGCAGCGCCAGCCGGTAGTCGCCGTCGTCGATGCGGGCGATGACGTCCCCTGCCCTGACGGGCTGGTTGGTGTCGACCTCCATAGCGACGATATGGCCCGCGACCTTGGCGGCGAGGACCGAGGTATCGGCGCCGACATAGGCGTCGTCCGTCGAGACCAGGAAGCGGCCGGTGCGCCACCAGTCGAGGCCGTAATAGCCGCTCCCCGTCAGAACCAGCGCCAGCACCGCGCCGATGACCGCCTTGCGGCGCGAACGCGGCGGGCGGGCGGGCTGATCCGCAGCGGCCGGCGGGGCGTCCGCCACCGGCGCCGGGACATTCGGCCGGCGCGAGGTGAGCGGCACCGGATCGCTGCCGCGCGGCCGCTCCGCCCGGGCCGCGTCCGCCATCTCGATGTCCGCGACCTTGACGTCCGCGATCTTGATATCCGCCTTGGCCATGCCGCCCTCCGCTCTCGCAACTAAACCGTTCAGTTCAATTCTCGCTTTACATATCAAACTAAACAGTTTAGTCAACTGCTTTGACAAGGATGGCCGGATCGCCCTATCAGGGGTGCCGGGAGGCAGGAATGAGCACCATCGACACGGAGACCGTCGCGCCGCGCGCCGACGTCGAATCCGCCAAGCGCCGCGACATCATCGATGGCGCCCGCCGCGTCTTCTTCGACAAGGGATTCGACGGCGCCAGCATGGACGAGGTGGCCCGCGCCGCCAGCGTCTCCAAGGCGACGATCTATGTCTACTTCGCCAGCAAGGAAGAGCTGTTCGAGGCGCTGGTGCAGAACGACCGCGCCCGCTCGGCCGAGCACCTGTTCGAGGTCGACCCGTCGATCGACGACGTGGCCACGCTGCTGCGGCGCATCGGCGTCTCCTTCATGACCATGATGGTGCAGCCCGACCACATCAGGCTGATCCGCATGGTCATCGCAGTGGCGGAGAAATTCCCGCGTGTCGGCCGCACCTTCTTCGACGCCGGCCCCTGCCATGGCGGACAGCGCCTCGCCGGGCTGCTGCGCCGGCAGGCCGATCTCGGCCGCCTCGACATCGACGACGATCTGGAGGCGGCGTTCCTGTTCCTCAACATGTGCCAGAGCAACGCCGTGAAGGGCCTGCTGTTCGGCGTCGGCGAGCAGCCGACGCTTGCGCAGATCGAGGCGCATGTCGAGCGCGCGGTGCGCGTGTTCCTCGCCGCCTACGGCACCGACCGTTGACCGTCATCCCGGCTCTCGGCCGGGATGAAGAGGTTATCGCCTTGCCAGCGCGCGCTCTTCGTCGACGATGAAGTCGCGGATGACCGGCACGTCGTCGCGCTCGTTGGAGAGCAGGAGCTGGTAGACCATGTTCGAGCCGTGCAGGAAGCCGAGCTCGACCGCGACAAGATAGAACTCCCACATGCGGGCGAAGCGCTCGCCCATCATCTCCACCACCTCGGCGCGCCTAGCCTCGAAGTTCACCCGCCAGTGGCGGATGGTCCAGTAATAGTGCAGGCGCAGGATCTCGCAGTCGCCGGTCCACAGCCCCACGCGCTCCAGCGAGGTGAACACCTCCGACATCGCCGGCACATAGCCGCCGGGGAAGATGTATTTGCGGATGAACGGCGCCGTCGAGCCGGGCGGCGACATGCGGCCGATGGCGTGGATCATGGCGAAGCCGCCGGGCGCCAGCAGGCGTTTGATGGTGCCGAAATACTCGTCGAAATGATTGACGCCGACATGCTCCATCATGCCGACGGAAACGACGCGGTCGTAAGTGCCGGTCAGCTCGCGATAGTCGCGCTCGAAGAAGGTGATGCGGTCGGCCACGCCCGCCGCCTCGGCGCGCTTGCGCGATTCGGCGAGCTGCTCGGTGGCGACGTTGATGGCGGTGACGTGCACGCCGAGCTGGGCGAGATAGATGGCGAGCGCGCCCCAGCCCGAGCCGATCTCGGCCACCCGCATGCCGGGCTCCAGCTTCAGCTTGGCCGCGATGTGGCGCAGCTTGGCCTCCTGCGCCTCTTCCAGCGAGGCGTCGGGGGTGGGGAAATAGGCACAGGAATAGATCATCCGGCTGTCGAGCCAGAGCCGGTAGAATTCCGGGGGATGGTCGTAATGGCTCTGGGCGTTCTTGGCCGAGCGGCCGAGCGGGTTGGACTGGTGCCAGCGCTTCAGCGCCCGCCAGCTGCGCCGCAGCGCCTGCTGCACCGGGTGCGAGGCGAGGCCGCGCCGGTTGATCGAGAACAGGTAGAGGAAGTCGTAGACGGTCGAGCCGTCCTCGAAGGTGAGCCGGCCATCCATATAGGCCTCGGCCGCCACCAGCTCGGGATTGAAGAACAGCTCGCGGTCGAGCTTGTCGTCGTGCAGCCGCATGACGACGCTCGGCCCGCCCTCGCCACTGCCGAAATAGACGCGCTGCCCGCCCGGCTCGATGACGACGAGCTGCCCCTTGTGCACGAAACGCTTCAGCAGATGGGGAAGAAACCGCATGGAACGCTCCGCACGCCCGACAAGATTAGCCTGCCGGCATCGGGCACAGGGCGGGCGGTCGTGTCAAGGATCGAGCCCGCCGGCGGTTGACGGTGCCCCTACCCCGCGCCCTCGCGCAATGCGGGCAGCGTCTGCTGGCTGTCCGCGCGCAGCAGCTTCTTGACCTGAGGGCTCGCCACGATGGCGCCGCGGTCGAAGAAGGCCTCGTGGTTCTTCTCGATGTCTTCCAGCACGTAGCGGTAATTGACCATCAGCCCGTAGGCCTGGCTCATGCCGCGCGGCGAGAGGTCGCCGAAGGCATTGATACGCTCCAGCCGGGCGCCGTTGCCGAGATGGAAGCGCGCCACCGGGTCGATCGGCTTGCCCTTGGCCGTGCGGGCGACCAGGAAATAATGCGCCGCGAGAGCCTCGACGACCGGGCGCGCCGCCGCGCGCGCGGCCTCGTCCGGCACGCCGGCGGCGAGCGGCGCCAGCGCCGCGCGGTCCTCGGCGGTGACGACGAGCGAGGTCTCGCCGGCGATCTCGGCGTCGAGCCAGCCCCGGAAGCCCGGCACCGGCGAGAGCGTCACGAAGTGGCGCAGCGCCGGGAACTCGCGGGAGATTTCCTCCACCACCTGCTTGATGAGGAAATTGCCGAAGGTGACGCCGCCCAGCCCCCTCTGGCAGTTCGAGATCGAATAAAAGACAGCGGTGCGCGCCGCCTGCGGGTCGAGCGGGGTGCGTCGGGCGTCGAGGATCGGGGCGATGGCGTCAGGCGCCTCGCGGGTCAGCGCCACCTCCACGAAGATCAGCGGCTCGTCGACCAGCGCGGGATGAAAGAAGGCGTAGCAGCGCCGGTCCGGCGAATCGACGCGTGCGCGCAGGTCGTTCCAGTCCCGGATCTCGTGCACCGCCTCGTAGCGGATGATCTTCTCCAGGACATTGGCGGGCGTCGACCAGTCGATCCGGCGGAGCACGAGAAATCCTCGGTTGAACCAGGAGGCGAAGAGGTGGGTAAAGTCGCGGTCGACCTCGGCAAGATCGGGGCGGCGCGGCAGGGATTCGAGAAGATCGGCGCGCATGGCGACAAGCTGGGCGGTCGCGCCCGGCGCGAGGTTGAGCCGGCGGATCAGTTGCTGGCGGCGCGGCTCGCTGGCCGCGTGCAGTTCGGCGACCGAGCGCCCGCCCGGCGCGGCCAAATGGGCGGCGACGGCCTTGTCCAGCCGCGCCGCGTCCGGGCCGAAGGTGAGCATCAGGGTTTCGAAGAAGGCGATGCGCTCGCCGGTCTTCAGCCCGCGATAGGCGATGAGGATCTCGCGCGCCAGCGCGACGCCGGACGCTTCCCCCTGCCCCGTCAGCAGCCGCTCGCACAGTTCCGCCACGCCGGCCGCGCGCACGGCGCCGGCCGGCCGGCGCTCGCGGCCGAGATCGAGCAGAGAGCGGCCGCGCTCGGCGATGGAGCCGAGCAGATCGCCGAAGAAGCTGGTTCCGCCGTCCATGGTCGCCCTCGCCGGTGGCCCGAGCCGGGCCGCGCGAAGCAGGTCGCGCGGCCCGATGAGACCCCCGTGAGGCGACGGACGCAAGACGGACCTTAGTCCCCCGCCCGCCGGGGCGATCAAGCGCCGGTGATGAAGTCGAACAGCAGCTTCATGTTGAGTGCGATGATCAGCGCCGCCGCCAGCGAGGCCAGCACGATCTGCCAGCGCGGGGCCACCAGCGCACCCATCTTGTGCCGGTCGGCGGTGAACATGATCAGCGGCACGATGGCGAAGGGCAGCTGAAGGCTGAGGATCACCTGGCTGAGGATGAGCAGCGCGCCCGCACCGCTCTCGCCATAGGCGATGGTGACCGAGGCCGCCGGCACAATGGCGATGGTGCGGGTGATCAGCCGGCGCAGCCACGGCGCCAGCCGGATGTTGAGGAAGCCCTCCATCACCGCCTGCCCGGCGATGGTCGCGGTCACGGTCGAGCTGAGCCCGCAGCACAGCAGGGCGACGGCGAAGAGCGTGGGCGCGATGGAACTGCCGAGCAGCGGGTTGAGCAGCTCGTGCGCCTTGCCGAGATCGGCGATCTCGCCGGTGCCGCCGGCATGGAAGGTGGAGGCGGCGAGGATGAGGATCGAGGCATTGATGGTCAGCGCGAACATCAGCGCCAGCGTCGAATCCCAGGTGGCGAGGCGGATCGCGTCGCGCTTGCCGTCCAGCGTGTCGTCGTGGCGGCGGGTCTGCACGATGGCGGAGTGAAGGTAGAGATTGTGCGGCATCACCGTCGCGCCGAGGATGCCGAGCGCGAGATAGAGCATGTCCGGATTGGTCACGATCTCCGTCGTCGGCGCGAAGCCCCGGATCACGTCGCCCCAGTTCGGATCGGCCAGCGCGATCTGGATGCCGAAGCAGGTCGCGATGACGAACAGCAGCGCGACGATGAGCGCCTCGACGAAGCGGAAGCCGAGATTCTGCAGCCACAGGATCAGGAACACATCGAGCGCGGTGATGACCACGCCGAGTTCAAGCGGAATGCCGAACAGCAGGTTCAGGCCGATGGCGGTGCCGATCACCTCGGCGAGGTCGGTGGCGCAGATCGCCGCTTCGGCGAGGATCCACAGCACGAAGCCGACCGGGCGCGGGAAGGCGTCGCGGCAGGCTTGCGCCAGATCGCGCCCCGAGGCGATGCCGAGCCGCGAGCACAGCGCCTGCAGAAGAATGGCGATCATGTTGGAGAGCAGAGCGACGACCAGCAGGCTGTAGCCGAAGCGCGAGCCGCCGGCGAGCGAGGTCGCCCAGTTGCCCGGGTCCATATAGCCGGTGGCGACGAGATAGCCCGGGCCGAGGAAGGCGGCGAAACGCCAGAAGCCGGACTTCTTCGGCACCGCGATGGTGCCATGCACCTCGGAGAGCGCGGGATCGCCGCGCTCGCGCCGCCAGCCAAAACCACCGCCCGTGCCGCCCGCCTGAAGTTTGTCCAGCATCGCCTAAAACCGCTATTGCGAATGAATTGCATTAAAGATGACGCAGCGCACCGAAATGTCAATGCAGTTGCGAACGAATTGCAACTGGCCGGACACATTTTCGCGTGCGACGCGGCAAAGCCTTGTGCGAAGCCGATTTCCGCGCAGATTGGCCGGATGGCCCGTGCCGCCCGCCTCGCCCTCCTCGGCTTCCTCCTGCTGTTCGCAATGCCGCTCGGCGCGCATGCGCTCGTGCAGTGGCATGGCACCGACTGGACGCGGAGCTGGAGCACGGCGGACTGGTCGAGCACCGGCACCCTGCCCGCCGCGAAGGAACACCCCGAGGCGATGGTGCGCGTCTACGCCGCCCGGGTCGGGCGCTGGCGCGGCATCTTCGCGGTGCATAGCTGGATCGTGTTCAAGGAAGACGGCGCCCGCGCCTATGAGCGCTACGACAAGGTCGGCTGGGGCCGCCCGATCCGCCACAATGGCTACGCGCCGGACGGGCGCTGGTACGGCAACGACCCAGACATCGTGTTCGAGGCCAGCGGACCGGATGCCGAGGCGCTGATCCCGAAGCTGCGCGCCGCCATCGAGTCCTATCCCTATGACGGCGCCGGGGACTACCATGTCTGGCCCGGGCCCAACTCGAACAGCTTCACCGCCTATGTGCTGTCGCAGGTGCCCGAGATGGGGATCGCGCTGCCGCCGACCGCCATCGGCAAGGATTTTCCGGTCGAGGGCGGCTGGTTCGGCCTCGCCCCCTCCCGCACCGGGCTGCGCGTCACGCTCGACGGCTATGCGGGGCTGACGCTGGCCTGGGTCGAGGGCGTCGAGATCAACATACTCGGCGCCGTCGCCGGGCTGGACATCCGCCGGCCGGGCATCAAGCTGCCGGGGTTCGGACGCATCGGCATCTGAGTCCGTACGGATACCGGCCGTTCATCTCGCTGCGCGATGCTCGGCCACTGGTTTTTTGGGGGATTGGCGATGATCGAAGGTTGTCTTTTGCGCCTGCGGGCGGGCGGCGTGATCGCCGCGCTTCTCGCGGGGCTCGCCGTGGCTCCGGCCCATGCCGCGCCGTGCGGCAACGACGCGTCCGGCTTCGGCGCCTGGCTGCCCGCCTTCAAGCGCGAGGCGGCGGCGCAGGGCATCGCGCCGGGCACGTTGCGCGTGCTGGACGGTGTGACCTACGACACGCAGGTGATCCGCCTCGACCGCAACCAGAAGCATTTCAAGCAGAGCTTCGAGCAGTTCGCCGCCAACCGCATCAGCGCCGGGCGCATCGCCACCGGCAAGCAGAAGCTCAAGCAATATGCCTCGACACTCCAGCGCATCGAGCAGCGTTTCGGCGTGCCCGGCGAGGTGGTGG comes from Ancylobacter sp. TS-1 and encodes:
- a CDS encoding DHA2 family efflux MFS transporter permease subunit; this encodes MSDITAGTAPAAAPRAASSEGRRMFAFLCMVFGMFMAILDIQIVSASLAEIQAGLAASSDEISWVQTSYLIAEVVMIPLSGFLSRALSTRWLFAASAVGFTFMSFMCATATSINEMIVYRALQGFLGGGMIPTVFAAAYSVFPREKQGVVAPLIGLVATLAPTIGPTIGGYLTDLFSWHWLFLVNIIPGIFVVVTTVTLVDFDEPDLALLDRFDWWGLLFMAGFLGSLEFVLEEGPTNDWFEDRAIFVFALVGVFSAVAFFARVFMAREPVVDLRAFANRNFAVGSAFSFVVGIGLYGLTYLYPLYLARVRGYSALMIGETMFVSGLAMFLCAPIAGRLMGKVDPRAMIAFGFGAFAIGTWQVTGITKDWDFWELLIPQILRGVGIMMAMIPINNVSLGTLPLAQLKNASGLFNLMRNLGGAVGLALINTVLNDRWDLHLARLHENVQWASAAAVERLDSMTHALGALGSDAEAAALKRLAGQVRIQAEVMAFSDVFLVLTVLFALLLVASPLMSRPARGAGGGGGH
- a CDS encoding HlyD family secretion protein, which translates into the protein MAKADIKIADVKVADIEMADAARAERPRGSDPVPLTSRRPNVPAPVADAPPAAADQPARPPRSRRKAVIGAVLALVLTGSGYYGLDWWRTGRFLVSTDDAYVGADTSVLAAKVAGHIVAMEVDTNQPVRAGDVIARIDDGDYRLALQAAEGKIATQQAAIDRFGQQMEAARAGIDQARAQLVADQAELNRTQLEFDRQSELVKSQYSSRATLDNARADRDKAQASVDAARASLVSAQANVAVLDAQRTEAMRVLDEYRTARDQAQRDLDFTVVKAPFDGIVGNRAVQVGQLVQAGTRLAALVPISQVYVDANFKETQLGRLHSGQKVDIEVDAYPDEDFHGRVVSVAPASGSVFSLLPPENATGNFTKIVQRVPVRIELDEAARAKAELRPGMSVVATVDTRSAE
- a CDS encoding TetR/AcrR family transcriptional regulator produces the protein MSTIDTETVAPRADVESAKRRDIIDGARRVFFDKGFDGASMDEVARAASVSKATIYVYFASKEELFEALVQNDRARSAEHLFEVDPSIDDVATLLRRIGVSFMTMMVQPDHIRLIRMVIAVAEKFPRVGRTFFDAGPCHGGQRLAGLLRRQADLGRLDIDDDLEAAFLFLNMCQSNAVKGLLFGVGEQPTLAQIEAHVERAVRVFLAAYGTDR
- a CDS encoding cyclopropane-fatty-acyl-phospholipid synthase family protein, translated to MRFLPHLLKRFVHKGQLVVIEPGGQRVYFGSGEGGPSVVMRLHDDKLDRELFFNPELVAAEAYMDGRLTFEDGSTVYDFLYLFSINRRGLASHPVQQALRRSWRALKRWHQSNPLGRSAKNAQSHYDHPPEFYRLWLDSRMIYSCAYFPTPDASLEEAQEAKLRHIAAKLKLEPGMRVAEIGSGWGALAIYLAQLGVHVTAINVATEQLAESRKRAEAAGVADRITFFERDYRELTGTYDRVVSVGMMEHVGVNHFDEYFGTIKRLLAPGGFAMIHAIGRMSPPGSTAPFIRKYIFPGGYVPAMSEVFTSLERVGLWTGDCEILRLHYYWTIRHWRVNFEARRAEVVEMMGERFARMWEFYLVAVELGFLHGSNMVYQLLLSNERDDVPVIRDFIVDEERALARR
- a CDS encoding malonyl-CoA decarboxylase, which gives rise to MDGGTSFFGDLLGSIAERGRSLLDLGRERRPAGAVRAAGVAELCERLLTGQGEASGVALAREILIAYRGLKTGERIAFFETLMLTFGPDAARLDKAVAAHLAAPGGRSVAELHAASEPRRQQLIRRLNLAPGATAQLVAMRADLLESLPRRPDLAEVDRDFTHLFASWFNRGFLVLRRIDWSTPANVLEKIIRYEAVHEIRDWNDLRARVDSPDRRCYAFFHPALVDEPLIFVEVALTREAPDAIAPILDARRTPLDPQAARTAVFYSISNCQRGLGGVTFGNFLIKQVVEEISREFPALRHFVTLSPVPGFRGWLDAEIAGETSLVVTAEDRAALAPLAAGVPDEAARAAARPVVEALAAHYFLVARTAKGKPIDPVARFHLGNGARLERINAFGDLSPRGMSQAYGLMVNYRYVLEDIEKNHEAFFDRGAIVASPQVKKLLRADSQQTLPALREGAG
- a CDS encoding Nramp family divalent metal transporter; translated protein: MLDKLQAGGTGGGFGWRRERGDPALSEVHGTIAVPKKSGFWRFAAFLGPGYLVATGYMDPGNWATSLAGGSRFGYSLLVVALLSNMIAILLQALCSRLGIASGRDLAQACRDAFPRPVGFVLWILAEAAICATDLAEVIGTAIGLNLLFGIPLELGVVITALDVFLILWLQNLGFRFVEALIVALLFVIATCFGIQIALADPNWGDVIRGFAPTTEIVTNPDMLYLALGILGATVMPHNLYLHSAIVQTRRHDDTLDGKRDAIRLATWDSTLALMFALTINASILILAASTFHAGGTGEIADLGKAHELLNPLLGSSIAPTLFAVALLCCGLSSTVTATIAGQAVMEGFLNIRLAPWLRRLITRTIAIVPAASVTIAYGESGAGALLILSQVILSLQLPFAIVPLIMFTADRHKMGALVAPRWQIVLASLAAALIIALNMKLLFDFITGA
- a CDS encoding DUF3750 domain-containing protein — its product is MARAARLALLGFLLLFAMPLGAHALVQWHGTDWTRSWSTADWSSTGTLPAAKEHPEAMVRVYAARVGRWRGIFAVHSWIVFKEDGARAYERYDKVGWGRPIRHNGYAPDGRWYGNDPDIVFEASGPDAEALIPKLRAAIESYPYDGAGDYHVWPGPNSNSFTAYVLSQVPEMGIALPPTAIGKDFPVEGGWFGLAPSRTGLRVTLDGYAGLTLAWVEGVEINILGAVAGLDIRRPGIKLPGFGRIGI